Proteins found in one Armatimonadota bacterium genomic segment:
- a CDS encoding ABC transporter permease, translating to MKSPLWKLLRHPSAVAGAVFVLAYLLVAVFAPLLAPEDPARGDLMLRLKPPAWSPGAEPGHLLGTDELGRDMLSRLVYGARVSLGVGFATVGLTSAVGLFLGLVAGFSRGWFDDLISRFADWLQAFPLLVFAILMMGVLGPGIGNLILVLSVKGWVSKFRVIRGQVLTEREKAYVEAAWAIGRRPLAIMIREIAPNVVHTLLVLATIHMGTVILSEASLSYLGFGASPRVPAWGSMIASGRTFMSVAWWLPTLPGVAILVLVLSLNLLGEGLRDVLDPRLRK from the coding sequence GTGAAGAGCCCGCTTTGGAAACTGCTGCGTCATCCATCCGCGGTCGCCGGCGCGGTCTTCGTGCTTGCCTACCTGCTCGTGGCCGTGTTTGCCCCGCTCCTCGCGCCCGAGGATCCAGCGCGTGGGGACCTCATGTTGCGGCTGAAGCCCCCGGCCTGGAGCCCCGGCGCCGAGCCAGGGCATCTGCTTGGCACCGACGAGTTGGGCCGCGACATGCTCTCCCGCCTGGTCTACGGCGCCAGGGTCTCCCTGGGGGTTGGTTTTGCAACGGTAGGGCTCACATCTGCCGTGGGGCTGTTTCTCGGTCTAGTGGCCGGATTCAGCCGGGGCTGGTTCGATGACCTTATCTCCCGCTTTGCCGACTGGCTGCAGGCGTTCCCCCTGCTGGTCTTCGCCATCCTGATGATGGGGGTCCTCGGGCCGGGCATCGGCAACCTGATACTCGTCCTCAGCGTGAAGGGATGGGTGAGCAAGTTCCGGGTGATTCGAGGCCAGGTCCTGACCGAGCGCGAGAAGGCCTATGTGGAGGCGGCCTGGGCCATCGGCAGGAGGCCCCTGGCCATCATGATCAGAGAGATCGCGCCCAACGTCGTCCACACGCTCCTGGTGCTGGCCACGATTCACATGGGCACCGTCATCCTCTCCGAGGCCAGTCTCAGCTACCTGGGCTTCGGCGCCAGCCCGCGCGTGCCCGCGTGGGGCTCCATGATCGCAAGCGGCCGCACCTTCATGTCGGTGGCGTGGTGGCTGCCGACCCTGCCGGGCGTGGCCATTCTTGTGCTCGTGCTCAGTCTGAACCTGCTTGGAGAGGGGCTGCGGGACGTGCTCGA
- a CDS encoding IclR family transcriptional regulator: protein MDFISSIGTPALPCRSTTVSSVRAVTRALDILDALAEGPLSTGEIARRIGLPKTTTHRLLATLENRGCVFRPHPTAELQLGPHLLHLAMRVRVVTDLREAAMPVMRCLRDQFGETVNLNLLVGNERLCVASIEGIHEVRSVGVVGQRSPLHSGAAARAILAFLPDERIQDYLAEVPLVRMTDNTITDPARLWEAVRETRRLGYVVTTGERNPGATSVGAPVRNASGEVIGSINITGPTTRMIAYAADALSGAVVGSGASVSRALGYVQSSNKRAIPRGGGM, encoded by the coding sequence ATGGACTTTATATCATCAATCGGAACGCCAGCGCTACCCTGTAGGAGCACGACAGTGTCGAGCGTCAGGGCAGTGACCAGAGCTCTGGACATCCTGGATGCGCTGGCAGAAGGCCCACTCTCGACCGGCGAGATCGCGCGCCGCATAGGCCTCCCCAAGACGACCACCCACCGGTTGCTCGCGACGCTTGAGAACCGGGGGTGCGTGTTTCGGCCGCATCCGACTGCCGAACTCCAGCTCGGACCGCACCTCCTGCACCTGGCCATGCGGGTGCGCGTGGTGACGGACCTGCGCGAGGCCGCCATGCCGGTGATGCGCTGCCTGCGTGACCAGTTTGGAGAGACGGTGAACCTCAACCTGCTGGTGGGCAACGAGCGCCTCTGCGTAGCCTCAATCGAAGGCATCCACGAAGTGCGCTCTGTCGGAGTGGTGGGCCAGCGCTCGCCGCTGCACAGCGGGGCCGCGGCGCGCGCCATTCTTGCCTTTCTGCCCGATGAGCGCATTCAGGACTACCTGGCCGAGGTCCCTCTGGTCAGGATGACCGACAACACAATCACCGACCCGGCCCGGTTGTGGGAGGCCGTGAGAGAGACCCGCCGGCTGGGCTATGTCGTGACCACCGGCGAACGGAATCCAGGGGCGACCTCGGTCGGGGCACCCGTGCGGAACGCCTCCGGCGAGGTCATCGGCAGCATCAACATTACAGGGCCGACCACGCGCATGATTGCGTACGCGGCGGACGCCCTCTCGGGCGCCGTGGTTGGATCTGGGGCGTCGGTTTCGCGCGCCCTGGGGTATGTGCAGTCCTCGAACAAGCGTGCCATTCCAAGAGGAGGGGGTATGTAG
- a CDS encoding ABC transporter substrate-binding protein, which translates to MSGWLHVVVPVVVVLALTAAPLSLTAAPVLKTIRVALPAHPTPLDPGNHRSRITETILRNIGDGLYTEMPDGKLIPEIAESTSRIDPATWQFKIRRGIVFHNGDPLTADDVVFTYVRATQDGAMEGRTSPRKSLFVGVKMVQKIDDYTVRFHRSVPVSQYRMQVTAINMQIMPKRYFEQVGPDGFVRKPVGAGPFRFIEGDIKERIVLERFDEYWGGSPELPGRPGPPPIDRAIFEFIPDPASRVAAIRSGAVDIIQAVPSDMVSVLRADPGINVATTKGTNMLFLALNVTKPPFSDKRVRQAVAHAINYQLIVDKLYGGMGNVLGGRPFMDASEVVDPALKPYAYSPGKARSLLKEAGASGAGFVIDTSPDNRDLAQAIAQMLDIVGLRAEVRIWELAALRPLALRGERTAVVDQWGNASGNPMWAYWTCGAEQAANFSLYVRPEFDKLMNDAQNTPSETLRTARFRQGYAMIHDELPIVTLLVPQVIEASRKRVLNFTPHRNGRVNLHRVDVER; encoded by the coding sequence ATGAGTGGATGGCTGCACGTCGTTGTACCCGTGGTTGTCGTGTTGGCCCTCACCGCTGCGCCGTTGTCCCTCACGGCGGCACCCGTGCTCAAGACGATTCGGGTAGCACTGCCGGCCCACCCTACTCCGCTCGACCCGGGCAACCACCGCTCGCGCATTACCGAGACCATCCTCCGCAACATCGGCGACGGGCTCTACACGGAGATGCCGGACGGAAAGCTCATCCCTGAGATCGCCGAGTCAACAAGCAGGATCGATCCCGCCACGTGGCAGTTCAAGATCCGCAGGGGGATTGTCTTCCACAATGGCGACCCGCTCACGGCCGACGACGTGGTGTTCACCTATGTGCGGGCAACGCAGGACGGAGCGATGGAGGGCAGGACGTCACCGCGCAAGAGCCTGTTCGTCGGCGTCAAGATGGTCCAGAAGATTGACGACTACACCGTACGGTTCCACCGGAGCGTGCCCGTCTCTCAGTATCGGATGCAGGTCACCGCGATAAACATGCAGATCATGCCAAAGAGGTACTTCGAGCAGGTCGGCCCGGACGGCTTCGTGAGGAAGCCCGTCGGCGCCGGGCCCTTCAGGTTCATCGAGGGCGACATCAAGGAGCGCATCGTGCTGGAGCGGTTCGACGAATACTGGGGCGGATCGCCGGAGCTCCCGGGCAGGCCCGGCCCACCTCCCATTGACAGGGCGATCTTCGAGTTCATCCCGGACCCGGCCTCCCGCGTGGCCGCTATTCGCTCAGGTGCGGTTGACATAATCCAGGCCGTTCCGTCAGACATGGTGTCGGTCCTCAGGGCAGACCCAGGAATCAACGTGGCCACCACCAAGGGAACCAACATGCTGTTCCTGGCCCTGAATGTGACCAAGCCTCCGTTTTCCGACAAGCGCGTGCGCCAGGCGGTCGCCCACGCCATCAACTACCAGTTGATCGTGGACAAGCTGTACGGCGGCATGGGCAACGTGTTGGGCGGCCGGCCCTTCATGGACGCCAGCGAGGTCGTGGATCCCGCCCTCAAGCCCTACGCCTACTCGCCGGGCAAGGCCAGGTCGTTGCTCAAGGAAGCCGGAGCGTCTGGTGCCGGCTTCGTCATCGACACCTCGCCGGACAACAGGGATCTCGCCCAGGCCATCGCCCAGATGCTGGATATCGTCGGGCTTCGGGCCGAGGTCCGTATCTGGGAGCTGGCCGCTCTCAGGCCCCTGGCTCTGCGGGGCGAGCGCACCGCCGTGGTGGACCAATGGGGGAATGCCTCGGGCAATCCCATGTGGGCCTACTGGACGTGCGGCGCCGAGCAGGCAGCCAACTTCTCACTGTACGTCAGGCCCGAATTCGACAAGCTGATGAATGACGCCCAGAACACGCCAAGCGAGACCCTTCGGACGGCGCGGTTCCGCCAGGGGTACGCGATGATCCACGACGAGTTGCCGATAGTCACGCTGCTCGTGCCGCAGGTCATCGAGGCGTCGCGCAAGCGCGTGCTGAACTTCACGCCCCACCGCAACGGGCGCGTGAACCTTCACAGGGTGGACGTGGAGCGCTAG
- a CDS encoding ABC transporter permease, which produces MPTRFIVRRAIHLFLVAIFIMLAIFVVMRYAPGDPVDLMLRGGEGVTKEDIAGMRAELGLDQPIHAQFVRYIRGLMSGDLGTSIVLKRPVARLILERLPATVEMALGALLFSLAVGIPIGVIAAARQHSAIDRVSMGLSFLGISTPGFWLAIILIMVFSVHLKVLPSIGRIAYEMQPTRLTGLLVVDSVLTLNAPALLSALSHLILPSVTLGAHYSAIIARVLRSSMVEVLGQDYIRVANSKGLTESRVLRHHALRNALLPTVTVAGLEAGALLSGNVIIETVFAWPGIGLLIVNGIFARDYPVVQSGVIFYALLFVGINFLIDVAYSMLDPRIRWG; this is translated from the coding sequence TTGCCGACGCGATTCATCGTCCGGCGCGCGATCCACCTGTTCTTGGTGGCGATCTTCATCATGCTGGCCATCTTCGTGGTCATGCGCTACGCCCCGGGCGACCCTGTGGACCTGATGCTGCGGGGCGGCGAGGGCGTGACCAAAGAAGACATCGCCGGAATGCGCGCCGAACTCGGACTCGACCAGCCCATACATGCCCAGTTCGTCCGGTACATTCGTGGTTTGATGTCCGGCGATCTTGGTACGTCCATCGTACTCAAGCGCCCCGTGGCCAGGCTGATCCTGGAGCGTCTGCCCGCCACCGTGGAGATGGCGCTCGGCGCACTGCTCTTCTCACTCGCCGTGGGCATCCCGATAGGTGTCATAGCCGCGGCCAGGCAGCACTCAGCGATAGACAGGGTCAGCATGGGGCTCAGCTTTCTCGGCATCTCAACGCCGGGGTTCTGGCTGGCGATCATCCTGATCATGGTCTTCAGCGTGCACCTGAAGGTGCTGCCCAGCATCGGTCGCATCGCGTACGAGATGCAACCCACCCGCCTCACGGGACTGCTGGTCGTGGACTCGGTGTTGACGCTGAATGCCCCGGCCTTGCTGAGTGCCCTGTCCCACCTGATTCTGCCGTCCGTCACGCTGGGAGCCCACTACAGCGCGATCATCGCCCGGGTCCTGCGTTCCAGCATGGTGGAGGTGCTGGGACAGGACTACATCCGTGTCGCCAACAGCAAGGGGTTGACCGAGAGCAGGGTGCTCCGCCACCACGCTCTGCGCAACGCGCTGCTGCCCACGGTCACCGTGGCGGGCCTGGAAGCCGGGGCGCTCCTCAGCGGCAATGTCATCATTGAAACCGTTTTTGCCTGGCCCGGCATCGGCCTGCTCATCGTCAACGGCATCTTCGCGCGTGACTACCCGGTGGTCCAGAGCGGGGTCATCTTCTATGCCCTGCTGTTCGTTGGGATCAACTTCCTGATTGACGTCGCCTACTCCATGCTCGACCCGCGTATCCGGTGGGGGTGA
- a CDS encoding DinB family protein has protein sequence MADRQWLFDLWQRAWTEGLYHVGWGKALEGLTAQQAAWKSAPQRHSIWQILHHILFWREYALRAMAGDKPGEDEIKRRNWEEPSEVSDDAWQTARSRFADSHRQVSEAIGTADEKKLERLAPYIAHDSYHVGQIMTLRGLQDLPSLD, from the coding sequence ATGGCCGACCGGCAGTGGCTTTTCGATTTGTGGCAGAGGGCCTGGACCGAGGGCCTGTATCACGTGGGATGGGGGAAAGCGCTGGAGGGACTCACGGCGCAACAGGCGGCCTGGAAGAGCGCGCCGCAGCGGCACTCCATCTGGCAGATCCTCCACCACATCCTCTTCTGGCGCGAGTACGCGTTGCGCGCAATGGCCGGGGACAAGCCGGGCGAGGATGAGATCAAGCGCCGCAACTGGGAAGAGCCCTCCGAGGTCAGTGACGATGCCTGGCAGACCGCGCGCAGCCGGTTCGCGGACTCCCACCGGCAGGTCTCGGAAGCCATCGGCACCGCCGATGAGAAGAAACTGGAACGGCTCGCGCCCTACATCGCGCACGACAGCTATCACGTGGGGCAGATAATGACCCTGCGCGGCCTGCAGGACCTGCCGTCGCTCGACTAG